One Acetoanaerobium noterae genomic region harbors:
- a CDS encoding ATP-dependent Clp protease ATP-binding subunit, with protein sequence MMENFTERAKQAIELAKREASKLGHNIAGSEHILLGLMAEGQGIAYQVLYKFGLTLESLVREIIDLEGIGLPNTHFQGFSPRTKGIFELSIMEAKMLGHSYIGTEHLLLALLKEKECIGCRLLMEKGIDYNLVFKEIINLLGGSSAGKEPNQAGNTSSMNSQNPNTPTLNQYGVDLTKEADENRLDPVIGRSKEIERIIQILSRRTKNNPVLIGDPGVGKTAIIEGLAQKINSGDIPSTLKNKRIMTLEMGTLLAGAKYRGEFEERVKKIVEELKANKDVIIFIDEIHNLAGAGGAEGAIDASNIMKPALARGEIQVMGATTIDEYRKHIEKDSALERRFQTVMVDEPNTEDSIKILHGLRDRYEAHHKVKITDEAIKAAVDLSHRYITDRFLPDKAIDLIDEAASRVMLRKYMEPDNIKELEDKLSKLSMEKEEAIATQDFEKAAKIRDEEKQIKEQLGENKEQWTKKNYTSTEVVLEKDIAEIVSSWTGVPVTRLQMEESTKLLDLENILHKRVIGQEEAVEAISRAIRRARTGLKDPKRPIGSFIFLGPTGVGKTELSKALAEAMFEDEDSIVRIDMSEYMEKHSVSKLIGSPPGYVGYDEGGQLTEKIRRKPYSVVLFDEIEKAHPDVFNMLLQILDDGRLTDSKGRTVDFKNTVLIMTSNVGATTIQKQKTLGFSTVTDEEKKEKAAYEKMKDNVMVELKRSFKPEFLNRVDDIIVFHALTDRELEKIVYLMISNLEKRLMDKNITIELDEAAMKLITKNGYDLEFGARPLKRAIQRLLEDEISEKLLRGEINDSDNIKVTAVDDKLDFVVKTKTV encoded by the coding sequence ATGATGGAAAATTTTACAGAAAGAGCAAAGCAAGCCATAGAGCTTGCAAAGAGGGAAGCTAGCAAGCTAGGCCATAATATTGCTGGCAGTGAGCATATTCTTTTAGGACTGATGGCTGAAGGTCAAGGAATAGCTTATCAAGTACTATATAAATTTGGTCTTACCTTAGAATCGCTAGTAAGAGAAATAATAGATTTAGAGGGTATTGGACTTCCAAATACTCATTTTCAAGGCTTTAGCCCTAGAACCAAGGGGATTTTTGAGCTGAGTATAATGGAAGCAAAGATGCTAGGCCATAGCTATATAGGTACTGAGCATTTACTTCTAGCCTTACTAAAGGAAAAAGAGTGCATAGGATGCAGGCTTCTTATGGAAAAAGGTATAGACTATAATCTGGTATTTAAAGAGATTATAAATCTTCTTGGAGGAAGCAGTGCAGGCAAAGAGCCTAATCAAGCTGGAAATACAAGCTCTATGAATAGCCAAAATCCAAATACACCAACACTTAATCAGTACGGTGTGGATTTGACCAAAGAAGCTGACGAAAACAGACTTGACCCTGTAATAGGTAGAAGCAAGGAAATAGAAAGAATAATTCAAATCCTAAGCAGAAGAACTAAAAACAACCCTGTGCTTATAGGCGACCCTGGTGTAGGAAAGACAGCTATAATAGAAGGGCTAGCTCAAAAAATAAACTCAGGAGATATACCATCTACTCTTAAAAATAAGCGTATTATGACTCTAGAGATGGGGACTCTTTTGGCAGGAGCTAAGTACAGAGGAGAGTTTGAAGAGAGAGTTAAAAAAATAGTCGAGGAATTGAAAGCAAACAAAGATGTGATTATATTTATAGATGAAATCCATAATTTAGCAGGAGCTGGTGGAGCTGAAGGCGCTATAGATGCATCAAATATCATGAAGCCTGCACTAGCTAGAGGAGAAATCCAGGTTATGGGAGCTACTACTATAGATGAATACAGAAAGCATATAGAAAAGGATTCTGCTCTAGAGAGAAGATTCCAGACAGTAATGGTAGATGAGCCTAACACTGAGGATTCTATAAAAATACTTCACGGCCTTAGAGATAGATATGAAGCTCACCATAAGGTAAAGATTACTGATGAAGCAATAAAGGCGGCCGTTGATTTATCACATAGATATATCACAGATAGATTTTTGCCTGACAAAGCTATAGATTTAATAGATGAAGCGGCTTCTAGAGTAATGCTTAGAAAATATATGGAGCCTGATAATATCAAGGAGCTAGAGGATAAACTATCTAAGCTTTCTATGGAAAAAGAAGAAGCAATAGCTACTCAGGATTTTGAAAAGGCTGCTAAAATTAGAGATGAAGAAAAGCAAATCAAAGAACAGCTAGGCGAAAATAAAGAGCAGTGGACTAAGAAAAATTATACTAGCACTGAGGTAGTATTAGAAAAGGATATAGCAGAAATAGTATCTTCATGGACAGGTGTTCCAGTTACTAGACTTCAAATGGAAGAATCTACTAAGCTTTTAGATTTAGAAAACATACTTCACAAAAGAGTTATAGGGCAAGAGGAAGCAGTAGAAGCTATATCTAGAGCCATAAGAAGAGCTAGAACAGGTTTGAAGGATCCAAAGAGACCTATAGGCTCATTTATATTCCTAGGACCTACAGGAGTAGGAAAAACTGAGCTTTCAAAGGCTTTAGCAGAAGCAATGTTTGAAGATGAGGATTCTATAGTTAGAATAGATATGAGTGAGTATATGGAAAAGCATTCTGTATCAAAACTCATAGGCTCTCCTCCAGGATATGTAGGCTATGATGAAGGCGGACAGCTTACAGAAAAAATCAGAAGAAAGCCATATTCTGTGGTATTATTTGATGAGATAGAAAAAGCTCATCCAGATGTATTTAATATGCTGCTTCAGATTCTAGACGATGGAAGACTTACAGATTCTAAAGGACGTACTGTCGATTTCAAAAATACAGTGCTCATCATGACTTCAAACGTAGGTGCAACTACTATCCAAAAGCAAAAGACTCTTGGATTTAGCACTGTAACAGATGAGGAAAAGAAAGAAAAAGCGGCTTACGAAAAGATGAAGGACAATGTTATGGTTGAGCTTAAGAGAAGCTTTAAACCAGAGTTTCTAAATCGTGTAGACGATATTATAGTATTCCATGCGCTTACAGATAGAGAGCTTGAAAAAATCGTATATCTAATGATATCAAATCTGGAAAAACGTCTTATGGATAAAAATATTACTATAGAGCTAGATGAGGCTGCAATGAAGCTCATCACTAAAAATGGCTATGATTTAGAGTTTGGAGCAAGACCTCTAAAGAGAGCTATTCAAAGACTGCTTGAAGATGAAATCTCTGAAAAGCTTTTAAGAGGAGAAATAAATGATTCTGACAATATAAAAGTTACAGCAGTGGATGACAAGCTAGATTTCGTAGTAAAGACAAAAACAGTTTAG
- a CDS encoding Dps family protein: MANKKNANTVTQFLNVHLSDLHVMYTKLHNYHWNVEGRGFFQLHAKLEELYDGVAGELDEVAERILQLGERPFATMKDYLANAKIKEVESKGISPDEVLSALQKDYEYVIESLKNGIDIAGEADDPVTEDMLTGMLAGYEKNLWMIKAYLA, encoded by the coding sequence ATGGCTAACAAGAAAAACGCTAACACTGTAACTCAGTTTCTAAATGTTCATCTATCAGATCTTCACGTTATGTATACTAAGCTTCACAACTATCACTGGAACGTAGAAGGAAGAGGTTTCTTCCAGCTACATGCAAAACTAGAGGAGCTATATGATGGCGTAGCAGGAGAGCTTGATGAAGTTGCTGAAAGAATCCTACAGTTAGGTGAGCGTCCATTTGCAACTATGAAGGACTATCTAGCAAATGCAAAAATTAAGGAAGTTGAAAGCAAAGGCATAAGCCCAGACGAAGTGCTATCTGCTCTTCAAAAGGATTATGAGTATGTAATAGAATCTCTTAAAAACGGTATTGATATAGCTGGAGAAGCAGATGACCCTGTAACAGAAGATATGCTGACAGGAATGCTAGCTGGCTATGAAAAGAATTTATGGATGATTAAAGCGTATCTAGCATAA
- a CDS encoding methyl-accepting chemotaxis protein yields MIMGLFSSGQKQVKEHSTIEQKADIGAIKEVLRRISIGELCKVSADEIKDKEIAELLNTIMSRNISKKDEILHLNSILNEVVKMVEVKTMVEGIETQSDTLQSMSASSEQLSASVEDVAQMTLKASEMASELYDTSQKGSENISKAMDFVKTSFEDIESVNLMMSEVKKKTETINQIVDIVKGIADQTNLLALNAAIEAARAGESGRGFAVVADEVRKLAEHTKNSVDDIQKNVGELQVSIDSSVVSINNTTAQLHSGSKLVDESLESMGQIGSAVGNLSDIVTQVAANTQEQTAAIDTFASGTSEIAGRSDDIVNSCNQVGEKIFEVSKDIDKLRIEMVAESSCLDNREKIEIYKVDHLIWRWKVYNMILHYEVVDKEKVASYKGCRLGQWYYGIECKDLEHISAFKSLEKPHIALHEAASKAADAYTRGDLKLANNYLEEMDKHSAEVFRYLDEIKKSI; encoded by the coding sequence ATGATTATGGGTTTATTTTCTTCAGGGCAAAAGCAAGTAAAAGAACATAGCACTATAGAGCAAAAAGCTGATATAGGTGCGATTAAAGAGGTACTTAGAAGAATATCCATTGGAGAGCTGTGCAAAGTATCGGCAGATGAGATTAAGGACAAAGAGATTGCTGAGCTTTTGAACACTATTATGAGCAGAAATATATCGAAAAAAGATGAGATTCTACATCTTAACTCAATATTAAATGAAGTAGTAAAGATGGTAGAAGTAAAAACCATGGTCGAAGGTATAGAAACTCAGTCAGACACCCTTCAGTCTATGTCAGCTAGCAGTGAGCAGCTTTCAGCTTCTGTTGAGGATGTAGCCCAGATGACTCTTAAGGCATCAGAAATGGCGTCAGAGCTTTATGATACCTCACAAAAAGGCTCTGAAAATATATCAAAGGCAATGGATTTTGTAAAAACTTCATTCGAAGATATTGAATCAGTAAACCTAATGATGAGCGAAGTAAAGAAGAAAACAGAAACGATAAATCAAATAGTAGATATAGTAAAGGGAATAGCAGATCAGACGAACCTTTTAGCTCTAAACGCAGCTATAGAAGCAGCTAGAGCAGGAGAATCAGGAAGAGGATTCGCAGTAGTTGCTGATGAGGTTAGAAAGCTTGCAGAGCATACTAAAAACTCTGTAGATGATATCCAAAAAAATGTTGGAGAGCTTCAGGTATCTATAGATTCTTCTGTTGTAAGTATAAATAATACTACAGCGCAGCTTCATTCAGGCTCAAAGCTAGTAGATGAATCTCTAGAATCCATGGGGCAAATAGGCTCAGCTGTTGGAAACTTAAGTGATATAGTGACTCAAGTTGCTGCCAATACTCAGGAGCAAACAGCGGCTATTGATACCTTTGCAAGTGGGACTAGCGAAATAGCAGGGCGTTCTGATGACATAGTGAATAGCTGTAATCAGGTAGGGGAAAAAATCTTTGAAGTTAGTAAGGATATAGACAAGCTTAGGATTGAAATGGTTGCAGAAAGTTCATGTCTAGACAATAGAGAAAAGATAGAAATCTACAAGGTAGACCACTTGATTTGGAGATGGAAGGTATATAACATGATTCTTCACTATGAGGTGGTGGATAAAGAAAAAGTAGCAAGCTACAAAGGATGCAGGCTAGGTCAATGGTATTATGGTATAGAATGCAAGGATTTAGAACACATTTCTGCCTTTAAATCTCTAGAAAAGCCACATATAGCTTTGCATGAAGCTGCTTCAAAGGCTGCGGATGCATATACTAGAGGAGATCTAAAGCTTGCAAATAATTATCTAGAGGAAATGGATAAGCACTCAGCCGAGGTGTTTAGATATTTAGACGAAATAAAAAAATCTATATAA
- a CDS encoding UvrB/UvrC motif-containing protein — MLCQNCKQNEASISYMQVINGAVTKVSLCEDCAKEKKIKPIDINIPFSVKDLFASLMDMDKSSTYEAEKEKACPKCRSTYSRFQSLGKVGCEACYETFKDELSPLIRRVQIKGEHIGKIPEHAAFDIKRKREITKLKTELSHAIQAEEFEKAAELRDKIKLLEKEVG; from the coding sequence ATGCTTTGTCAAAATTGTAAGCAAAACGAAGCATCTATTTCATATATGCAGGTTATAAATGGTGCAGTTACAAAGGTATCGCTGTGTGAAGACTGTGCAAAGGAGAAAAAAATAAAGCCTATAGATATAAATATACCTTTTTCAGTCAAGGATTTGTTTGCAAGTCTAATGGATATGGACAAGAGCAGTACCTATGAGGCTGAAAAAGAAAAGGCCTGCCCAAAATGCCGCTCTACCTACAGCAGATTTCAATCTCTTGGAAAAGTGGGCTGTGAAGCTTGCTATGAAACCTTTAAGGATGAGCTGAGTCCTCTAATAAGAAGAGTGCAAATAAAAGGAGAGCATATAGGAAAAATACCTGAGCATGCGGCCTTTGACATAAAGCGAAAAAGAGAAATCACTAAGCTCAAAACGGAGCTCTCTCATGCTATACAGGCAGAAGAATTTGAAAAAGCAGCTGAGCTAAGAGATAAAATCAAGCTCCTTGAGAAAGAGGTGGGATAA
- the radA gene encoding DNA repair protein RadA, with translation MAKVKTKYICQQCGYESAKWWGICPECNSGGSMVEEAYTQKETARAKKQSSHLQKSVDLKSVEGTEADRFTTHISEFDRVLGGGIVRGSLVLIGGDPGIGKSTLLLQLAHHISKEKKVLYISGEESAQQIKLRASRLFSGDMNMLILAETNLDTIEGEILAVMPDVVVIDSVQTVSSPELTSLPGSVSQVREATGRLMNIAKANNISCFLVGHVTKEGAIAGPRVLEHLVDTVLYFEGERFNTYRMIRAVKNRFGSTNELGVFEMTDKGLIEVSNPSKILLSEHSVGAPGTAIVCTMEGTRPMLVEIQALVAPTTFAVPRRTATGIDFNRLNMLLAVLERRAGLRIQSQDVYVNLTGGIKIYEPSLDLGIACAVASSFSNREIKNNVAFFGEIGLTGEIRSVSFGEKRINEALKLGFEEVIVPYSTAKDLKNINSIKITGVKDVKMALAEAFK, from the coding sequence ATGGCAAAGGTAAAGACCAAATATATCTGTCAGCAGTGCGGCTATGAATCCGCAAAATGGTGGGGGATCTGTCCAGAGTGCAATAGTGGGGGCTCTATGGTAGAGGAAGCTTATACCCAAAAGGAAACTGCTAGAGCAAAAAAACAAAGCTCACATTTGCAAAAATCTGTGGATTTAAAATCTGTAGAGGGAACTGAGGCTGATAGATTCACTACTCATATTTCTGAATTTGACAGAGTGCTTGGTGGAGGTATAGTAAGAGGCTCTCTTGTTCTTATAGGAGGAGATCCAGGAATAGGAAAGTCCACTTTGCTGCTTCAATTAGCCCACCATATTTCAAAGGAAAAAAAGGTGCTGTATATCTCAGGTGAGGAGTCAGCTCAGCAGATTAAGCTAAGGGCTTCTCGCCTTTTTTCTGGTGATATGAATATGCTCATACTGGCAGAGACGAATCTAGATACTATAGAAGGAGAGATACTTGCAGTTATGCCTGACGTAGTAGTAATAGACTCTGTTCAGACGGTATCATCGCCAGAGCTTACATCTCTTCCAGGAAGTGTTTCTCAGGTTAGAGAAGCAACTGGAAGGCTTATGAATATAGCAAAGGCAAATAACATCAGCTGTTTTCTAGTAGGCCATGTAACAAAAGAAGGAGCTATTGCAGGACCTAGAGTTCTAGAGCATCTAGTGGATACTGTGCTTTATTTTGAAGGCGAGAGATTCAATACCTATAGAATGATAAGAGCTGTAAAAAATCGTTTTGGCTCTACAAATGAGCTTGGAGTTTTTGAAATGACGGATAAAGGCTTGATAGAGGTAAGCAATCCATCCAAAATTCTATTATCTGAGCACAGTGTGGGAGCTCCAGGAACTGCTATAGTTTGTACTATGGAAGGCACAAGACCTATGCTAGTGGAAATCCAAGCTCTTGTTGCTCCAACTACATTTGCAGTGCCTAGAAGAACAGCTACAGGGATTGATTTTAATAGGCTAAACATGCTTCTGGCTGTATTAGAAAGAAGAGCTGGGCTTAGAATTCAGAGTCAGGATGTTTATGTGAATTTGACTGGAGGCATAAAAATTTACGAGCCTTCACTTGATTTAGGGATAGCCTGTGCAGTGGCATCGAGCTTTTCAAACAGAGAAATCAAAAACAATGTGGCATTTTTTGGAGAGATAGGCTTAACAGGTGAGATTCGCTCAGTGAGCTTTGGAGAAAAGCGTATTAATGAAGCCTTAAAGCTTGGATTTGAAGAGGTTATAGTGCCTTATAGCACTGCAAAGGACCTAAAAAATATAAATTCAATTAAGATTACAGGAGTGAAAGATGTAAAGATGGCTCTTGCTGAAGCATTTAAATAA
- the mnmA gene encoding tRNA 2-thiouridine(34) synthase MnmA, whose product MKYKIKDDIMKKRVVLGMSGGVDSSVSAVILKEAGYDVVGIFMKNWDEKDEDGVCTATEDYEDVRRVADQLGIPYYTVNFEKEYWDRVFSYFLDEYNKGRTPNPDVMCNQEIKFNAFLDYALKLDADYIAMGHYARVEERDGKFYLLRGVDNNKDQTYFLSRIGQKALSKSLFPIGELEKSKVREIAEKNELYTAKKKDSTGVCFIGERDFDAFLDKYLLSKKGDMINVDTGKKISQHHGLYHYTLGQRKGIGIGGVGSGEPWFVVGKDLKKNLLYVAQGEQHEALYSTSLIGEAPAWTLDEEPVFPIHCTAKFRYRQQDIPVTVHKMEDGNLHIVYDNPVKAVTPGQVAVLYDADICLGSSIIKSIEPVNNKYKYLNPTF is encoded by the coding sequence ATTAAGTATAAAATAAAGGATGATATTATGAAAAAAAGAGTTGTTTTAGGTATGAGCGGAGGAGTAGATTCCTCTGTATCAGCAGTAATTTTAAAAGAAGCTGGCTACGATGTAGTCGGTATTTTTATGAAAAATTGGGATGAAAAGGATGAAGATGGAGTTTGTACAGCTACAGAGGATTATGAAGATGTAAGAAGAGTTGCAGACCAGCTTGGAATCCCATATTATACAGTGAATTTTGAAAAGGAATACTGGGATAGAGTGTTCAGCTATTTTCTGGATGAATACAATAAAGGAAGAACACCAAATCCAGATGTAATGTGCAATCAAGAGATTAAATTTAATGCATTTTTAGATTACGCGCTTAAGCTTGACGCTGATTACATAGCTATGGGACATTACGCTAGAGTAGAAGAAAGAGATGGTAAATTTTACTTGCTAAGAGGCGTTGATAATAATAAAGACCAGACCTATTTCTTGTCTAGAATAGGCCAAAAAGCTCTTTCTAAATCACTTTTTCCAATAGGCGAACTTGAAAAATCTAAAGTGAGAGAAATAGCTGAAAAAAATGAGCTTTACACTGCAAAGAAAAAAGACTCTACAGGAGTTTGCTTTATAGGTGAGCGTGATTTTGATGCCTTCCTTGACAAATACCTGCTTTCGAAAAAAGGCGATATGATAAATGTAGATACAGGCAAAAAGATATCCCAGCATCATGGACTTTACCACTACACGCTAGGACAAAGAAAAGGCATAGGAATAGGTGGAGTAGGAAGCGGAGAGCCATGGTTTGTAGTTGGAAAGGATCTTAAGAAGAATCTTCTATATGTAGCTCAAGGAGAGCAGCATGAGGCGCTTTATTCTACTTCCTTAATAGGAGAAGCTCCAGCGTGGACTTTAGATGAGGAGCCAGTATTTCCAATTCACTGCACTGCAAAATTCAGATACAGACAGCAAGATATTCCTGTTACTGTACACAAGATGGAAGATGGAAACCTTCATATAGTGTATGACAATCCAGTAAAAGCAGTTACTCCAGGACAGGTAGCTGTACTTTATGATGCAGATATCTGTTTAGGAAGCAGTATTATAAAATCCATAGAGCCTGTAAATAATAAGTATAAATATCTTAACCCGACATTTTAG
- a CDS encoding VOC family protein, with translation MEFKFAHNNINVLDLEKSMAFYEKALGLKEVRRKEASDGSFILVYLGDGSSAHQLELTWLRDWDRPYNLGDNEFHIAFTVDDYEKAHEHHKQMDCIVFENPSMGIYFIADPDNYWLEILPQNR, from the coding sequence ATGGAATTTAAATTTGCACATAACAATATAAACGTACTAGATTTAGAAAAAAGCATGGCTTTTTATGAAAAAGCACTAGGGCTTAAAGAAGTAAGAAGAAAGGAAGCTTCTGACGGAAGCTTTATACTCGTATATCTAGGAGATGGAAGCTCAGCTCATCAGCTAGAGCTTACTTGGCTTAGAGACTGGGACAGACCTTATAATCTTGGAGACAATGAGTTTCATATAGCCTTTACTGTGGATGATTATGAAAAGGCTCATGAGCATCACAAGCAGATGGACTGCATAGTATTTGAAAATCCATCAATGGGTATTTATTTTATAGCAGACCCAGACAATTATTGGCTAGAGATATTGCCTCAAAACAGATAA
- a CDS encoding DMT family transporter yields the protein MDKETKSYLKIALAGSLWGMIGIFVQTLRGFGLSAEFVAFSRVFLGFALLAVWFLIKDPSILKIDLKGLISACVIGVISQGLFNLTYFASIQRVGTFTAVVLLYFSPVFMFLLGTFMYKEKADKRKIISVLICFAGCIFGVTGGDFSALKADFPGIALGLIASLSYSLMPALSKKTASSYNPFTIIIYSFMFGSLMLLPFAKPMNELYMLQDLRLVVLLIAFSIFVAAMPYCLYIPSLHNVQVSKLGVIASVELIVSIAIAAVFLKEPVRLGNLIGVAIILVSIGAMNKPPVKMIKREISQ from the coding sequence ATGGACAAAGAGACAAAAAGCTATTTAAAGATTGCCCTAGCAGGCAGTTTATGGGGCATGATTGGTATTTTCGTTCAGACACTTAGAGGATTTGGATTAAGTGCAGAATTTGTAGCATTTTCTAGAGTTTTTCTGGGATTTGCTTTGCTTGCAGTATGGTTTTTAATAAAAGATCCGAGCATTTTAAAAATAGACCTAAAAGGACTGATTTCTGCTTGCGTTATAGGTGTGATTTCGCAGGGATTATTTAATCTTACTTATTTTGCGTCTATTCAAAGAGTAGGAACCTTTACAGCGGTAGTTTTGCTTTATTTTTCACCTGTGTTTATGTTTTTGCTAGGAACCTTTATGTACAAGGAAAAAGCTGATAAAAGAAAAATAATTTCAGTGCTGATATGTTTTGCAGGCTGTATATTTGGAGTAACTGGTGGAGACTTTTCAGCACTGAAAGCAGATTTTCCTGGAATAGCTCTAGGACTTATTGCATCTCTTAGCTATTCACTTATGCCAGCACTTAGCAAGAAAACAGCATCCTCGTATAATCCTTTTACTATTATAATCTACAGCTTTATGTTTGGAAGCCTTATGCTGCTTCCATTTGCAAAGCCGATGAACGAGCTATATATGCTTCAAGATTTAAGACTTGTAGTATTGCTTATAGCCTTTAGTATATTTGTAGCAGCTATGCCTTACTGCCTTTACATACCGTCACTTCACAATGTACAGGTTTCAAAGCTAGGAGTTATTGCATCTGTTGAGCTAATAGTATCGATTGCAATAGCTGCAGTATTCTTAAAAGAACCTGTAAGACTGGGCAATCTTATAGGTGTAGCCATAATACTGGTGTCTATAGGAGCAATGAACAAGCCACCTGTGAAGATGATTAAGAGAGAAATATCACAGTAG
- a CDS encoding protein arginine kinase: protein MNENVEASKLEDMRKSIVVSSRVRLARNLEDYNFPNKLETNEAKDIISKVKKSLDGYDINFDAVIMAEADMLYKEYLLENHLISKEMSEEAKGAVFINEQNTLSIMVNEEDHLRIQALLPGLHMDNAYEMCDKLDDLLEKNLRYAFRENLGYLTSCPTNLGTGMRASVMVHLPALVEMGFITPILENATQIGLAVRGLYGEGTKFIGSLFQVSNQLTLGFKEEEIVNSIMGITRQIIEKEIEAERILVSKLGIGLQDRISRCLGILATSRVMKINESMNYLSKIKLGIRLGWITGISDEEINRLMIKVQPGNQIIDYKAKSQEQIDTGRANLLRTIFKDVDFVG, encoded by the coding sequence ATGAACGAAAATGTAGAAGCAAGCAAGCTTGAGGACATGAGAAAAAGCATAGTTGTGAGCTCTAGAGTAAGACTAGCTAGAAATTTGGAGGACTATAATTTTCCAAATAAATTAGAAACAAACGAAGCAAAGGACATTATCTCAAAGGTGAAAAAAAGCCTGGATGGCTATGATATAAACTTTGACGCTGTAATAATGGCTGAGGCAGATATGCTTTACAAGGAATATCTGCTTGAAAATCATTTGATAAGCAAGGAAATGTCAGAAGAAGCAAAAGGAGCAGTATTTATAAATGAGCAAAATACCCTGTCGATAATGGTAAATGAAGAAGACCATCTGAGAATTCAAGCTCTTCTTCCAGGACTCCATATGGATAATGCTTATGAGATGTGCGATAAACTGGATGATTTACTGGAAAAAAACTTAAGATACGCATTTAGGGAGAACCTAGGGTATTTGACTTCTTGTCCTACAAATCTAGGCACAGGAATGAGAGCCTCTGTAATGGTTCATCTGCCAGCGCTAGTTGAGATGGGCTTTATAACTCCAATACTTGAAAATGCTACTCAGATAGGCCTTGCAGTTAGAGGGCTTTATGGAGAGGGAACAAAGTTTATAGGTTCGCTTTTTCAGGTTTCAAATCAGCTTACTTTAGGCTTCAAGGAAGAAGAAATAGTAAACAGCATCATGGGTATAACTAGGCAAATAATTGAAAAGGAAATAGAGGCAGAACGAATATTAGTTTCAAAGCTGGGTATAGGATTACAAGACAGAATTTCTAGATGCCTTGGGATATTAGCGACTAGCAGGGTCATGAAGATAAATGAATCTATGAACTATCTTTCTAAAATCAAGCTAGGAATACGATTAGGCTGGATTACAGGAATATCAGATGAAGAAATAAACAGACTCATGATAAAGGTACAGCCAGGAAATCAAATCATAGATTACAAAGCAAAAAGCCAAGAACAAATAGATACAGGTAGAGCAAATCTGCTCAGGACGATTTTTAAAGATGTTGACTTTGTAGGATAA
- a CDS encoding CGGC domain-containing protein yields MKIAILVNEDTMKRCTGKGCFNAFFNRLDSFSDYGPEAQILGFTHVGGDLEHKIEKLKKNKVEAVHLSSCLRRRYSGYQELLERLSKDFEVKGYTHGRAILD; encoded by the coding sequence ATGAAAATAGCTATATTAGTAAATGAAGATACTATGAAAAGATGTACAGGAAAAGGTTGCTTCAATGCGTTTTTCAATAGGCTTGATTCGTTTTCAGACTATGGACCAGAGGCTCAGATTCTAGGCTTTACTCATGTGGGCGGAGATTTGGAGCATAAAATAGAAAAATTAAAGAAAAATAAAGTTGAAGCAGTTCATCTTTCGAGTTGTCTTAGAAGACGCTACTCAGGATATCAGGAGCTTTTAGAAAGGCTCTCAAAGGACTTTGAAGTTAAAGGCTATACTCATGGAAGAGCGATATTGGATTAA